The proteins below are encoded in one region of Silene latifolia isolate original U9 population chromosome 2, ASM4854445v1, whole genome shotgun sequence:
- the LOC141641068 gene encoding uncharacterized protein LOC141641068: MEYRRVPLVAWKKVCRPKEEGGLGIRDLGLWNKAIVGKLVNWIAKKKDSLWVKWVHQVYLKGKPWMEYTPSNESSWAWRKICKTKEDLAAGFDNGVWSVESKGYTASGCYEWLQERGPKVRWSSMVWNRWSIPKHSKFTWLILIESLNTKLKLHRIGVCDEAICCLCAQSDETQERLFSKCVYSSRVINELNSKGKMSIPSDRSLDWGVHRRGTKLQREIQMMVLMAGVYHIWNQRNRARIEGLVEMPEKITIRIIHDIKIRSGKLIKKPLAAKDRRWYEARFGEV; encoded by the coding sequence ATGGAGTACAGGAGAGTTCCTTTAGTGGCTTGGAAAAAGGTTTGCAGACCTAAAGAGGAAGGAGGATTGGGTATACGTGACCTGGGCCTCTGGAATAAAGCCATAGTTGGTAAATTGGTGAATTGGATAGCTAAGAAAAAGGACAGCTTGTGGGTTAAATGGGTGCATCAGGTATATCTAAAAGGAAAGCCCTGGATGGAGTATACCCCTTCTAATGAGTCAAGTTGGGCATGGCGAAAGATTTGTAAGACTAAGGAAGACCTGGCTGCGGGATTTGATAATGGCGTTTGGAGTGTTGAGTCCAAAGGATACACAGCAAGTGGCTGCTATGAGTGGCTGCAAGAAAGGGGTCCTAAGGTCAGGTGGTCGAGTATGGTGTGGAATAGGTGGTCTATACCTAAACACAGCAAATTCACTTGGTTAATCTTGATTGAATCCCTAAATACCAAATTAAAACTACATCGTATAGGGGTTTGTGATGAGGCAATCTGTTGTCTATGTGCTCAATCAGACGAAACACAAGAGCGTTTGTTTTCAAAATGTGTATACAGCAGTAGAgtaatcaatgaattaaattcaAAAGGCAAGATGAGCATACCTAGTGATAGGAGCCTGGATTGGGGTGTGCACAGAAGAGGGACGAAGCTCCAAAGGGAGATACAGATGATGGTGTTAATGGCGGGGGTGTACCATATTTGGAATCAGCGAAATAGAGCGCGAATCGAAGGGCTGGTGGAGATGCCTGAgaaaatcaccataagaatcATCCATGATATCAAAATTCGATCTGGGAAATTGATCAAGAAGCCGTTAGCAGCCAAGGATAGACGGTGGTATGAGGCGAGATTTGGTGAGGTGTGA
- the LOC141641069 gene encoding uncharacterized protein LOC141641069, with product MWQPAMFQIQFIEYDAQFIHMRVESLLSKESFYLTFIYAFNGIQERIPLWNKLGRIANKIRGPWAMGGDFNCVLAHNERCGGNTTQAEIDDFRSCVTDCGMLDIQAIRSWYTWNNKQRPEDRTYGRLDKFMVNKDWTNCYSEYYAHFLPEEKFTQIMQDTWEVAVDGTIMYQVARKLKALKSGLKQFNKERFSDIDNATNFLQLQVSKLQEELGVNPTDLDRMEEEFQATQK from the exons ATGTGGCAGCCTGCTATGTTTCAGATTCAATTCATTGAGTATGATGCTCAATTTATACACATGAGGGTGGAGTCTTTACTGAGTAAGGAGAGTTTCTATCTTACTTTTATCTATGCCTTTAATGGGATCCAAGAGAGAATACCTCTATGGAACAAGCTCGGAAGAATTGCTAACAAAATAAGAGGGCCTTGGGCTATGGGCGGGGATTTCAACTGTGTTTTAGCACACAATGAAAGATGTGGGGGAAATACAACTCAAGCTGAGATTGATGACTTCAGGAGCTGTGTTACTGATTGTGGCATGTTAGATATACAGGCTATTAGGTCATGGTATACATGGAATAACAAGCAGAGACCTGAAGATAGAACATACGGTAGATTGGATAAATTTATGGTGAACAAGGATTGGACTAATTGTTACTCTGAGTATTATGCTCACTTCTTGCCAGAAG AGAAGTTTACTCAAATTATGCAGGATACATGGGAAGTGGCAGTAGATGGGACCATCATGTACCAGGTTGCAAGAAAATTGAAAGCTTTAAAGTCAGGCCTCAAACAGTTCAACAAGGAGAGGTTTTCTGACATAGATAATGCCACTAATTTTTTGCAGCTTCAGGTCTCTAAGTTGCAGGAGGAATTAGGAGTTAATCCAACAGATCTAGATAGGATGGAAGAGGAGTTTCAGGCTACTCAGAAATGA